CCGTCCCGATCTTCGCGGAGTAGGCGATATCGCAACTCCATCGGTACATCTGCCGGTTCTTCAACCAGCGGCTGTAGAGGCGTAGCAGCGGATTCGGACTTCTGCGGAACCGTTGACCCAACCGGATATTGACCATGATCTTGAAGGGTTGGTCAAACAGCAGGCTCAGTATAAGTCCGCTGAACGTCCTTCTGCCGCGTGGCAATTCGTTCCAGATGGTTTTCAGTATCCCCATTATCGTACAATCAGCGCATCGAGTTTTTGTTGCAGGTTTTCGTAGCCACGTCCTATCTGCCACGCGTTTTCGATCGTTGTCGTTCCTTCGGCCGTGAGTCCTGCCAACAGGAGGGAGATTCCCGCACGCAGGTCAAGCGCATTCACGCGGGCGCCCTGCAGCGGTGTTCCGCCATCGATGACGAGCATGTCGCCTTCCACGCGGTATTTCATTCCCATCTTCGCCAATTCCTCGGCATAGCCGTAACGGCCCGGGAAACGAAGGTCTACGATTTTTGATTCGCCACGTGACATCGCTCCGTATACGGCGAAAAGCGGTTGCATATCCGAGTTGATACCTGGGTACGGACCCGTGCTGATTTCGACGGGATAAGCGCTTCCGCCGCGTACGATCAGGCTGTCGGATCCGCGGAAAAACTTCATGCCGCTTTCCCGAAGGTAGACCATTGGAACTTCAAGGTGTTCAAAAGGGAAGTTCTTTATTTCCACTTCCCCACCTGTGATGACCGATCCGATCGCCCAGGTAAGGGCTTCCATATTATCCGGAATGACGGAATGGCGCACCGACGTCAACTTCTCAACGCCTTCTATGACGATGCATTTTTGTCCGAAGACTTCAATCTTCGCACCCATTTTGCCCATCATGTCGATCAAATCCATGATTTCAGGACGGATGTGCGGATTCCAGAGTGTCGTGGTTCCTTTTGCCAGACTCGCCGCGATGATGGAGTTCTCGGTCGCGCCGGTTGAGCGCATCGGAAGTACGATATCGGCACCTTTGAGTCGGCCTTCCGACTTGGCACACAGATAGCCGTCTTCTTCCCAAACGCGGGCACCCAGGTTTTCGAGCAGCATCACGTGGAGGTCGTATTTACGCTCACCCAGCTTACATCCACCTGGCAGCGGCACACGACCTTCGCCGAAGCGGGTGGTCAGGGCCCCGAGAATCAGGAGTGTATTGCGGATCGAGCGTTCGTTCCATACGAGTATATTCTTCGGATTCGCGGTTTCGGTGATCTTCACATAGTCGCCGTGGCTCGCATACTCCTTCCCCAACACCTTCAACATGTCAAGGTGTACCTGGACGTCGAGAAGTCCGTTCGGAAAGTTGTAGAGTTCAACATCGCCGTCTGTCAATAACGACGCGGCCAGTAGCCGGAGTGAACTGTTTTTTGCACCACTGACGGTTACCTCGCCTACGAGTTTTCCTTTACTGACATTCATTACCTGGTCCGACATACTAATTTGCTTTTATTTACTTCTTTTTTCTACTTCGCCGGCTTTGGTATCCGACAAGAACGACTGACAAAAATACCGTACATACAATTGCGCGCCTTTCTCGCTGAGGTGGTGCGCATCGAATGACGTGCGGGCTTCCCAAAGATCAGGGTACCGGGCCGGATCGACCAACATGATCATCCGATCGCCCAGGGCCTTTTTCAACGGTATAAGACTGCGATAGGATTCCGACCGCGGGTGTACGACAAATCGCAGTTCGATTCCTTTTTTCTTCGACAATGCCGCGAGCTCCTCGAGTTTGGCGAGGTGTGCTTTGTTGAGTGTTTTGGGTTTATAGCCTGCGAATTCTTTGGCTACTTTTTCTTTCAGGGTCGTCAGCTCAAGCGTATCGGCCTCAAACGCCTTGCGAAGCGCCACCAGTTTCTCATGTTGGTCAGGGTCGTGTGTACGTTCCGTTTCTTCCTCCTGCCCGATGTAGCCGTCGTGGTTAGGGCCTATCCAAATGTCGGCATCGGCATCATCGCGTACGAGCGGTGGCAGGTAATTGAATCCGAAATACTTGATAGCCGTGGCAATCGGGAAATAGGCGTAGGTGAGTTTGCTTTTGAAACTCATGCCTTCTCCTTCGATGTGGTCGTAGAGTGCATTTCCGTTCTTCAGGCTGACCCAATAGGAACTTTTGCGCGCGAAGAGGTTATTCCGCGTAAGCGGACTCATCGTATTGACTTCGAGAAAGGCATACCGAACCGGACTTGAACCCGGCTGGTAGTTATCGAGGAAAAACTCGTATTGCGCGTAGGTTTCGTAGGACTTGTTGGCGGGTGTGCCGAAGTTGAAACTGTGCGTCTCAAGTCCCGCCGCGCGATTGATTGAATCGAAGTTCGCCGGATTGAGGTGGCGGAGCGTCCGGCTGGTGCCAAAAAACACCGTGTTGTAGTCGTTCTTGTGGGATTGGAAATAATCGTATCGCACGGCAAAACGGTCATCCTGCACCTCTTCTGGCAACACCAAGTTGAGGATCAGGTTCATCAGCAGGACGAACACCACAAAGCCTATCGTTTTTTTAAATAGCTTCCTCATCGCGTTAGAATTGGAAATAGATAAACTCCTGTTCATTGCTGCCAAACGCAAACACCATCGCCAACAGCACGAAATAGAACGTCCACCGGAGTGGCGTCGCCGTCTTCAATGCAAAGCGTTCGAGCGCGTAGTTGTTTTCGCGTCCGAGCCATTCGATGACCACGAAAGCCGCTATCAGGGCAAACAACGCAGCGGATGTATGGGTCGGTACGGTAAACAACGAGGCGGAAAAAATGCCTTTTATGTACGAGAACGCGTGTGAGAGTGATTCTGCACGGAAGAAAATCCAGGCGAAAACTGCCAGTGCAAACGTGGTAATCAACTGGAAGGTCTCACGCAGCGACGGCAGCAGGCGCCCTTTCGCCACGATCTCGATATTGTTTCGATTCGTTTTTCGGATGATCGACGGCATGATGAACAAGGCGTTCAGGCCACCCCATACGATAAACGTCCAGTTGGCACCATGCCAGAAGCCGCTTACCAGAAAGATGATGAAGGTGTTCCGGATGCGCATCCAGTTACCTCCCTTACTACCTCCTAAAGGAATGTATAGGTAATCTTTGAACCAGCTTGAGAGCGAGATGTGCCAACGTCTCCAGAACTCCGCGATATCCCTTGAGAAATACGGGAAGTTGAAGTTCTTCAAAAGTTCGAATCCGAGCAGGCGGGCGCTTCCCAACGCAATATCCGAGTAGCCTGAAAAGTCGCCATAGATCTGGAAGGTGAAAAATAACGCACCCAGTACCAGGTCACTTCCGGACTGGTGGGCACTGTCATTGAAAATGATATTCGCGAAATGCGCACAACTGTCGGCAATCACGATTTTTTTGAAAAGACCCCATAAAATCTGCCGTAATCCATCCACCATCTTCTCATATTGGAAGACCCGCGGCTTTTCGATCTGGGGCAGGAGGTGCGTGGCGCGTTCGATGGGACCTGCTACCAAAAGCGGAAAGAAGCTCACGAACAGCGTATAGTTCACCAGGTTTCGCGTGGGTTTTATCCGATCATTGTAGATGTCGAATACGTAGGACAGTCCGTGAAAGGTATAAAAGGAAATACCCACTGGCAGGATAATCTTCAGTATGAAAAGGTCGGGCTTATAGCCGAACTTCTCCATGAGATCCGCGAACGACGAAACAAAGAAATTGTAGTATTTGAAGAAGCCCAGGAAGCCCAGGTTGATGCCCACACTGATGATCAGCCACATTCGCTTGATGGCTTTCGTCTGCGATCTGTGCACCATGATACCCGAGTAAAAGTCGAGCAGGGTCGAAAACCCGAGAAGGAAAAGAAAACGCCAATCCCAGAATCCGTAAAAGATGTAGCTGGCGACCAGCAACATGATATTCTGCCACGTCAGTGACTTTTTGGTGACGAACCAATACAGCCAAAAGACGACGGGCAGGAATAACGCATACGAGATGGAGTTAAATAACATGGACCGTTTTTAGTTTATAATCCGTCGGGATAACAAAGTACGGAAATTTTTAGTTAACATTTTTTAACATTTGACGGATTAGATATGATAGAAGTCGCGGTACCAGTTGACAAACTGCGACACGCCAAACGTAATGTCGGTCGACGGTGCGTAACCATAGTCGCGCTTCAGGTCATCGACATCCGCCCACGTACGGGTTACATCGCCCGGTTGCATCGGCAGGAAGTTCTTTTGCGCGGTTTTGCCGGTGGCCTTTTCAATACCCGAAATGAAATCAAGTAACGCGACCGGACGGCTATTCCCGATATTGTAAACACGGTATCGGGGCGCATCGGCTACTTCCTGTAAAAGGGTTGCCGCCACACCGGCGACGATATCGTCTATGTAGGTAAAATCACGGGCCAGTTCGCCGTTGTTGAACACGTCGATGGGACGGTCATTAAGGATGGCATCGGTGAAGAGAAACATGGCCATATCAGGGCGGCCCCACGGACCATAGACAGTAAAGAACCGAAGTCCGATGGTTTCGATTCCAAACAGATGGCTGTATGTGTGCGCCATCAATTCGTTGCTTTTTTTGGTGGCAGCGTAGAGGCTAATCGGATGATCAACGGTATCGTCGGTGGCAAAAGGCACTTTCTCATTCGTGCCATATACGCTTGAACTACTGGCATACACCAGCTTCCGTACGTTGTAATGCCTGCACGCTTCCAGTATATTGACAAAACCCACCAGATTCGCATCCACATAGGCAAACGGATTCTCAAGTGAATACCGAACTCCGGCTTGTGCGGCCAGGTTACAAACGATGTCGAAGCCTTCTTCTTCAAACAGTTTTGGCAGCGCCTCGCGGTCTTCGATGGCCAGTTTCACGAATCGGAAACCCGCATGGGTAGAACTGGTAAAACGGCTACCGAAAGCGGCATCGACTGAACAGGTGACGCCCAGTTGCGCCAACCGCTGTGTTTTAAGGGTAGGGTCATAATAGTCGTTGAGGTTATCGATTCCGACAACCTCATGGCCCAGCTTCAACAACGATGCGCTCAGGTGAAATCCGATGAATCCGGCTGCTCCGGTAACCAATATCTTCATGATGCAATGACGTTTCGTTTTCGATACGCACCCGACTTGATATCCTCTAGCCATTGGGTGTTGGCCAGGTACCAGTCGATGGTCTTTTCAAGCCCCTGTTCAAACGTAACGGACGGTTCCCAACCCAATTCGCGGTTGATCTTGGTGGCGTCGATGGCATAGCGTAGGTCATGTCCGGGACGGTCGGTCACAAACGAAATGAGTTGTGCCGAATCGCCAGGTTCACGACCGAGCTTTTCATCCATCAAACGACATAGCAACCGAACCAAATCGATATTCTGCCATTCGTTGAAGCCCCCGATATTAAAGGTCTCACCGCGTTGGCCCTTGTGGAATACGAGGTCAATGGCGGCGGCGTGGTCTTCGACATACAACCAATCACGGGTGTTTTTTCCATCGCCATAGACCGGAAGCGCCTTGCGGTCAATGATATTCTGTATGAACAACGGAATGAGCTTCTCCGGAAACTGGTTAGGCCCGTAGTTATTCGAACAATTCGTGATAATGTAAGGCATCTTATACGTTTCACCGTACGCCCTCACAAAATGATCGGATGAGGCTTTCGATGCCGAATAAGGCGAATTCGGGTCATAGGCGGTTTCCTCAGTAAAGAGACCGGTATCACCCAATGTGCCGTAAACTTCGTCGGTGCTGATGTGGTAGAACAGTTTGCCATCCCAATCGGACTGTGCGACCGCGCGGAAGGCATTCAACAGGTTGACGGTACCCAGCACGTTGGTCTTCACGAAGGCTACCGGATCGGAAATCGAACGATCAACATGTGATTCCGCCGCAAGGTGGATGACCGCATCAAAACGCTCCGAACGAAAGAGTTCGTCCATCGCGGTGGCGTCGTTGATGTCGGCGTGGATAAAACGGTAGTTGGGTTCAGATGCCACATCCGCCAAGTTATCGGGGTTGCCGGCATACGTCAGTGCATCCAGGTTGTAGATCGTATAGGAAGGATACGTCCGCACAAAACGACGCACCACGTGCGATCCGATGAATCCGCTGCCTCCCGTAATAAGAATCCTCAAATTCCGCATCTTAACTGCCGATCGCGTTGAACGTAAATCCTATCGCCGTCATCTTTTCTTTGTCGAGGATATTACGTCCGTCGAAAAGGAAGGCCGGCTTCTGCATATTGTCGTAAATCCGTTGCCAATCCAACGTGCGGAACTCATCCCACTCTGTAAGAACGGCAATGGCATGGGCTCCTTTACAGGCATCATACGAATCTTTTTGGCTTGTGAGTAAGGCCGCGTTTTCGTCGGCACTTCTGGTCCCCAGATAGTCGACATCCGTCAGCATCTGTTGCAGTTTCACCTGCGGATCGTAGACCACTACTTTCGCCTGTTCATTCAACAGGTAATCGGCTACGTAGATTGCGGCCGATTCGCGGGTATCGTTGGTATCCTTCTTGAAGGCCCATCCGAGGAAGGCGATTTTCTTGTCGGAAACCGTATTATACAGCGTTTTCACAATACGCGTCGCGAAGCGTTTTTTCTGGTGGTCATTGAGGATGATGACCTGCTCCCAATAATCCGCAACCGCATGTAATCCGTAGGATTTGGCGATGTATACGAGGTTAAGGATGTCTTTCTGGAAACACGATCCCCCGAAGCCTACGGACGATTTGAGGAACTTGCTTCCGATACGCGAATCCATTCCGATGGCACGGGCGACTTCATTTACATTGGCGCCGGTACTTTCACACAATTCGGAAATCGCATTGATAGACGATACACGTTGCGCGAGGAAGGCATTTGCGGTCAATTTCGAAAGCTCCGAACTCCAAACGTTGGTGGTAAGGATGCGCTCTGACGGCACCCAATTGCGGTACACATCGGCAAGTGCCTGAACGGCAGCCTTCCCAGAGAGCGTTTCATCCCCTCCGATCAAAACGCGATCCGGTTGGTGAAGGTCTTCGATGGCCGTTCCTTCCGCAAGAAACTCGGGATTGGAAAGAATCTCGAATGACACGCCGTTTCCGGTAAAGTCGAGTATGCTTTTGATCGCCTCGGCAGTACGCACCGGAAGCGTTGACTTTTCCACCACGATTTTATCGGATGTCGCCACCCTTGCAATCTGGCGGGCGCACAGTTCGATGTATTTGAGATCGGCTGCCTGTCCTTTCCCCACTCCGTAGGTCTTGGTCGGCGTATTGACCGAAATGAAAATCATCTGTGACTCGGCAATCGCTTTGTCAACATCGGTAGAAAAGAAGAGGTTACGTCCACGTGCTTCCTGTACGGCCTTGTCGAGACCTGGCTCATACACGGGAAGGTTATCCGTATTCGGATCGTTCCAGGCATCGATACGGGCCTTGTTCAGGTCGACGACCGTTACTTTAATATGCGGACATTTCTGTGCGATGACCGCCATGGTCGGGCCGCCTACGTAACCCGCCCCGATACAACAAATGGACGTAATGGATGGAATGCTCATGTTCAATTATAGTTTGGCATCGGCTTTGTCGCCGAGAATCCCTTTAATATCATACAAAACGCTCTCTTTACGGAGCAATTGGTCATAATCGATGGTCGTGAATTCTTTGTGGGCAACGCCTACTACGGCCGCGTCGAACGGTCCGTCCGGAAGTTGTGCCGCCATGTCGAGGCCATACTCGTGACGTACTTCGGCTACCCCTGCCCACGGGTCGTATACTGTAACCTCAATACCGTATTCGGTAAGGTGATGGATGACGTCTACAATCTTCGTATTACGGACATCCGGGCAATTTTCTTTAAATGTAATGCCCAACATCAGCAAACGGGCTCCTTTGACAGCGACCCCTTTTCGGATCATCAGCTTGACCACCTGCGAAGCGACGTATTCGCCCATGCTGTCGTTCAGTCGACGGCCTGCCAGGATGATTTCGGGATGGTAACCGGCTTCCTGTGCTTTTTGTGCGAGGTAATACGGGTCAACCCCGATGCAGTGCCCGCCTACGAGCCCGGGGCGGAAAGGAAGGAAATTCCATTTCGTCCCCGCCGCTTCGAGTACAGCATTGGTATCGATTCCGAGCATATTGAAGATTTTCGCCAGTTCGTTTACGAAGGCGATATTGATGTCGCGTTGCGAATTCTCGATGACTTTAGCGGCTTCCGCCACTTTT
This genomic interval from Flavobacterium sp. HJ-32-4 contains the following:
- a CDS encoding UDP-N-acetylglucosamine 1-carboxyvinyltransferase — encoded protein: MSDQVMNVSKGKLVGEVTVSGAKNSSLRLLAASLLTDGDVELYNFPNGLLDVQVHLDMLKVLGKEYASHGDYVKITETANPKNILVWNERSIRNTLLILGALTTRFGEGRVPLPGGCKLGERKYDLHVMLLENLGARVWEEDGYLCAKSEGRLKGADIVLPMRSTGATENSIIAASLAKGTTTLWNPHIRPEIMDLIDMMGKMGAKIEVFGQKCIVIEGVEKLTSVRHSVIPDNMEALTWAIGSVITGGEVEIKNFPFEHLEVPMVYLRESGMKFFRGSDSLIVRGGSAYPVEISTGPYPGINSDMQPLFAVYGAMSRGESKIVDLRFPGRYGYAEELAKMGMKYRVEGDMLVIDGGTPLQGARVNALDLRAGISLLLAGLTAEGTTTIENAWQIGRGYENLQQKLDALIVR
- a CDS encoding MBOAT family protein; its protein translation is MLFNSISYALFLPVVFWLYWFVTKKSLTWQNIMLLVASYIFYGFWDWRFLFLLGFSTLLDFYSGIMVHRSQTKAIKRMWLIISVGINLGFLGFFKYYNFFVSSFADLMEKFGYKPDLFILKIILPVGISFYTFHGLSYVFDIYNDRIKPTRNLVNYTLFVSFFPLLVAGPIERATHLLPQIEKPRVFQYEKMVDGLRQILWGLFKKIVIADSCAHFANIIFNDSAHQSGSDLVLGALFFTFQIYGDFSGYSDIALGSARLLGFELLKNFNFPYFSRDIAEFWRRWHISLSSWFKDYLYIPLGGSKGGNWMRIRNTFIIFLVSGFWHGANWTFIVWGGLNALFIMPSIIRKTNRNNIEIVAKGRLLPSLRETFQLITTFALAVFAWIFFRAESLSHAFSYIKGIFSASLFTVPTHTSAALFALIAAFVVIEWLGRENNYALERFALKTATPLRWTFYFVLLAMVFAFGSNEQEFIYFQF
- a CDS encoding NAD-dependent epimerase translates to MKILVTGAAGFIGFHLSASLLKLGHEVVGIDNLNDYYDPTLKTQRLAQLGVTCSVDAAFGSRFTSSTHAGFRFVKLAIEDREALPKLFEEEGFDIVCNLAAQAGVRYSLENPFAYVDANLVGFVNILEACRHYNVRKLVYASSSSVYGTNEKVPFATDDTVDHPISLYAATKKSNELMAHTYSHLFGIETIGLRFFTVYGPWGRPDMAMFLFTDAILNDRPIDVFNNGELARDFTYIDDIVAGVAATLLQEVADAPRYRVYNIGNSRPVALLDFISGIEKATGKTAQKNFLPMQPGDVTRTWADVDDLKRDYGYAPSTDITFGVSQFVNWYRDFYHI
- the rfbB gene encoding dTDP-glucose 4,6-dehydratase, yielding MRNLRILITGGSGFIGSHVVRRFVRTYPSYTIYNLDALTYAGNPDNLADVASEPNYRFIHADINDATAMDELFRSERFDAVIHLAAESHVDRSISDPVAFVKTNVLGTVNLLNAFRAVAQSDWDGKLFYHISTDEVYGTLGDTGLFTEETAYDPNSPYSASKASSDHFVRAYGETYKMPYIITNCSNNYGPNQFPEKLIPLFIQNIIDRKALPVYGDGKNTRDWLYVEDHAAAIDLVFHKGQRGETFNIGGFNEWQNIDLVRLLCRLMDEKLGREPGDSAQLISFVTDRPGHDLRYAIDATKINRELGWEPSVTFEQGLEKTIDWYLANTQWLEDIKSGAYRKRNVIAS
- a CDS encoding UDP-glucose 6-dehydrogenase, with the translated sequence MSIPSITSICCIGAGYVGGPTMAVIAQKCPHIKVTVVDLNKARIDAWNDPNTDNLPVYEPGLDKAVQEARGRNLFFSTDVDKAIAESQMIFISVNTPTKTYGVGKGQAADLKYIELCARQIARVATSDKIVVEKSTLPVRTAEAIKSILDFTGNGVSFEILSNPEFLAEGTAIEDLHQPDRVLIGGDETLSGKAAVQALADVYRNWVPSERILTTNVWSSELSKLTANAFLAQRVSSINAISELCESTGANVNEVARAIGMDSRIGSKFLKSSVGFGGSCFQKDILNLVYIAKSYGLHAVADYWEQVIILNDHQKKRFATRIVKTLYNTVSDKKIAFLGWAFKKDTNDTRESAAIYVADYLLNEQAKVVVYDPQVKLQQMLTDVDYLGTRSADENAALLTSQKDSYDACKGAHAIAVLTEWDEFRTLDWQRIYDNMQKPAFLFDGRNILDKEKMTAIGFTFNAIGS
- a CDS encoding nucleotide sugar dehydrogenase, yielding MKIAVIGLGYVGLPLARLFATKYDVVGFDINQARVSEVNTGVDHTLEVEEELLRSVLKSAASQEGPGLFCSYNLDDIKDCTYFVVTVPTPVDKNNRPDLTPLYKASETVGKVLKKDDIVIYESTVYPGVTEDECVPVLERISGLRFNTDFFAGYSPERINPGDKEHTVEKILKVTAGSTPEIGVKVNDLYRSVITAGTHLAPTIKVAEAAKVIENSQRDINIAFVNELAKIFNMLGIDTNAVLEAAGTKWNFLPFRPGLVGGHCIGVDPYYLAQKAQEAGYHPEIILAGRRLNDSMGEYVASQVVKLMIRKGVAVKGARLLMLGITFKENCPDVRNTKIVDVIHHLTEYGIEVTVYDPWAGVAEVRHEYGLDMAAQLPDGPFDAAVVGVAHKEFTTIDYDQLLRKESVLYDIKGILGDKADAKL